One stretch of Lachnospiraceae bacterium oral taxon 096 DNA includes these proteins:
- the secE gene encoding preprotein translocase subunit SecE: MADKKEKKSTNEEKGFFQGVNKEFKKIVWPTKDDLVKQSIVVVASSVALGVVISAIDWVFQMGFGVIFK; this comes from the coding sequence ATGGCAGATAAGAAGGAAAAGAAGAGCACGAATGAGGAAAAAGGATTTTTCCAAGGCGTAAACAAGGAGTTTAAAAAAATTGTTTGGCCAACGAAGGACGATTTGGTAAAGCAGAGTATCGTGGTTGTTGCATCTTCCGTTGCATTGGGCGTTGTGATTTCAGCCATTGATTGGGTTTTCCAGATGGGCTTCGGTGTGATTTTTAAGTAA
- the fusA gene encoding elongation factor G has translation MAGREYSLERTRNIGIMAHIDAGKTTLTERILYYTGVNYKIGDTHEGNATMDWMAQEQERGITITSAATTCHWTLQDHNKVKPGTPENRINIIDTPGHVDFTVEVERSLRVLDGAVGVFCAKGGVEPQSENVWRQADTYNVPRMAFINKMDILGANFYGAVDQIRTRLGKNAICLQLPIGKEDDFKGIIDLFEMEAYIYNDDKGDDISITEIPEDMKDDAELYRTELVEKICELDDDLMMEYLDGNEPSVADLKRVLRKATCECTAVPVCCGSAYRNKGVQKLLDAIIEYMPAPTDIPAIQGVDLDGNPAERHSSDDEPFAALAFKIMTDPFVGKLAYFRVYSGSVNSGSYVLNATKGKKERVGRILQMHANKRTEIDKVYSGDIAAAVGFKTTTTGDTICDEQHPVILESMEFPEPVIDIAIEPKTKAGQTKMIEALQKLAEEDPTFRAKSDQETGQTIISGMGELHLEIIVDRLLREFNVEANVGAPQVAYKETFTKAVDVDSKYAKQSGGRGQYGHCKVKFEPMDPNGEETYKFESTVVGGSIPKEYIQPISEGIEEATKAGVLAGFPVLGVHANVYDGSYHEVDSSEMAFHIAGSMAFKDAMAKGGAVLLEPIMKVEVTMPEEYMGDVIGDINSRRGRIEGMEDIASGKQVNAFVPLAEMFGYSTDLRSKTQGRGNYSMFFDRYEQVPKSVQEKIIAERKGK, from the coding sequence TTGGCTGGAAGAGAATATTCTTTAGAGAGAACCAGAAATATTGGTATTATGGCGCATATTGATGCTGGTAAAACAACATTGACTGAGCGTATCCTCTATTACACTGGTGTTAACTATAAGATCGGTGATACACATGAAGGTAATGCAACCATGGACTGGATGGCTCAGGAGCAGGAGAGAGGTATTACCATTACTTCTGCAGCTACAACATGCCATTGGACATTACAAGATCACAACAAGGTAAAGCCAGGAACACCTGAGAACCGTATCAATATCATTGATACCCCAGGACACGTTGACTTTACTGTAGAGGTAGAGAGATCACTCCGTGTACTTGATGGTGCAGTGGGTGTATTCTGTGCAAAGGGTGGTGTTGAGCCACAGTCAGAGAATGTATGGCGTCAGGCTGACACATACAATGTACCTCGTATGGCATTCATCAATAAGATGGATATCTTGGGTGCAAACTTCTATGGCGCAGTTGATCAGATTCGTACACGTTTGGGTAAGAATGCGATTTGCCTTCAGTTGCCAATCGGTAAGGAAGATGATTTTAAGGGAATTATTGATTTGTTTGAGATGGAAGCCTACATCTACAATGATGATAAGGGCGATGATATCTCCATTACAGAAATTCCAGAGGATATGAAGGACGATGCTGAGCTTTATCGCACAGAGCTTGTAGAAAAGATCTGTGAGTTAGACGATGACCTTATGATGGAGTACCTCGATGGCAATGAGCCAAGCGTAGCAGATCTGAAGAGGGTTCTTCGCAAGGCTACATGTGAGTGTACAGCAGTACCTGTTTGCTGTGGTTCAGCTTATAGAAATAAGGGTGTACAAAAGCTTCTCGATGCAATTATCGAGTATATGCCAGCACCAACAGATATCCCAGCGATTCAGGGTGTGGATCTTGATGGAAACCCAGCAGAGAGACATTCATCCGATGATGAGCCATTTGCTGCACTTGCATTTAAGATTATGACAGACCCATTCGTAGGTAAGCTTGCATACTTTAGAGTTTATTCAGGATCTGTAAATTCAGGTTCCTATGTATTAAATGCAACAAAGGGCAAGAAGGAGAGAGTTGGTCGTATTCTTCAGATGCACGCAAATAAGAGAACTGAGATCGACAAGGTTTATTCTGGTGATATCGCAGCTGCTGTTGGATTTAAGACAACAACAACTGGTGATACAATCTGTGACGAGCAGCATCCAGTAATCCTTGAGTCTATGGAGTTCCCAGAGCCAGTTATCGATATCGCAATCGAGCCTAAGACAAAGGCTGGACAGACAAAGATGATCGAGGCCCTTCAAAAGCTTGCTGAAGAGGATCCAACCTTTAGAGCAAAGTCAGATCAGGAAACAGGTCAGACCATTATTTCTGGTATGGGTGAGCTTCACTTGGAGATTATTGTAGACCGTCTTCTTCGTGAGTTCAATGTAGAGGCCAATGTAGGTGCACCTCAGGTTGCTTATAAGGAGACATTTACAAAGGCTGTTGATGTAGATAGCAAGTATGCTAAGCAGTCTGGTGGTCGTGGTCAGTACGGTCATTGTAAAGTTAAGTTTGAACCAATGGATCCAAATGGTGAGGAGACATACAAGTTCGAGTCAACTGTCGTTGGTGGATCTATTCCTAAGGAATATATTCAGCCAATCAGCGAGGGTATCGAAGAGGCTACAAAGGCTGGTGTTCTTGCAGGATTCCCAGTACTTGGTGTTCATGCCAATGTATATGATGGTTCATACCATGAGGTCGATTCTTCAGAGATGGCATTCCATATCGCTGGATCTATGGCGTTTAAGGATGCTATGGCTAAGGGCGGGGCAGTTTTGCTTGAGCCAATTATGAAGGTTGAGGTAACTATGCCTGAGGAGTACATGGGAGATGTTATCGGTGATATCAACTCACGCCGTGGACGTATCGAGGGTATGGAGGACATCGCAAGCGGTAAGCAGGTCAATGCTTTCGTTCCACTTGCAGAGATGTTTGGATATTCAACAGATCTTCGTTCAAAGACACAGGGTCGTGGTAACTACTCTATGTTCTTTGATAGATATGAGCAGGTTCCAAAGTCTGTTCAGGAGAAGATTATTGCTGAAAGAAAAGGTAAGTAA
- the rpsL gene encoding 30S ribosomal protein S12 → MPTFNQLVKKGRQTSERKSTAPALQKGFNSLHKKATDVSAPQKRGVCTAVKTATPKKPNSALRKIARVRLSNGIEVTSYIPGEGHNLQEHSVVLIRGGRVKDLPGTRYHIIRGTLDTAGVANRKQARSKYGAKRPKDKK, encoded by the coding sequence ATGCCAACATTTAATCAGCTAGTAAAGAAGGGCAGACAGACTTCAGAGAGAAAGTCAACAGCGCCAGCTCTTCAGAAGGGCTTTAATTCCCTTCACAAGAAGGCAACAGATGTGTCTGCACCTCAAAAGAGAGGCGTATGTACAGCTGTAAAGACAGCTACACCTAAGAAGCCAAACTCAGCTCTTCGTAAGATTGCCAGAGTTCGCCTTTCAAACGGTATCGAGGTAACCAGCTACATTCCAGGTGAGGGACATAACTTACAGGAGCATAGCGTAGTACTTATCCGTGGAGGAAGAGTAAAAGACTTGCCAGGTACAAGATATCACATTATTCGTGGTACATTGGATACTGCAGGTGTTGCAAACAGAAAGCAGGCTCGTTCAAAGTACGGTGCTAAGAGACCAAAAGACAAGAAGTAA
- the rpmG gene encoding 50S ribosomal protein L33 yields the protein MRTKITLACTECKQRNYNTTKDKKTHPDRMETSKYCRFCKKHTAHKETK from the coding sequence ATGCGTACAAAGATTACACTTGCCTGCACAGAGTGCAAGCAGCGCAACTACAATACGACTAAGGATAAGAAAACTCATCCAGATCGTATGGAGACCAGCAAGTATTGCCGTTTCTGCAAGAAGCATACTGCACATAAAGAGACAAAGTAG
- a CDS encoding DUF4026 domain-containing protein: MFKFWGGKKQLERQTMQYWEDTSYMLGLVHPKYDYILDENVFERIRNIEDVTLQARSLPSEENPGRLLISYHGEEYELEFEYGEYEAKDLLNVCTLQFFTKEEMALLEQSKYALTTAMKFGKKFEDAYQLQVKILYAMIGLESIAIYDESAEYIMNRRWAEIFIQSEVGALYNNLYHVQAVVKGDKLWLHTHGLSRCGVDELEILNVNKKDYSAYYSLLTVYASHKLDGNTENTIYIGVDTNGKEIVVRALPWTEALNYYPKNVLGGIADRQESHNTQSRVLFFVDEENEEEQELHHVSENIDELEKDVLYYWSNELTEKTYKLARERFSYVIRALKEGIEVRIKVLFRGESQEEIVWVKAERFLEEEQTIVGTLANHLFFSREFDMGDEMICPIKSLVDWTICLGKFYIHPDSAYVLDLYRNT; encoded by the coding sequence ATGTTTAAATTTTGGGGAGGGAAAAAGCAACTGGAAAGACAGACCATGCAATATTGGGAAGATACATCCTATATGCTTGGCCTTGTTCATCCAAAATATGATTACATATTGGATGAGAATGTATTTGAGAGGATTCGAAATATTGAGGATGTGACATTGCAGGCAAGAAGTCTTCCATCTGAGGAAAATCCAGGGAGATTATTGATTTCTTATCATGGAGAAGAATATGAGCTTGAGTTTGAGTATGGGGAGTATGAGGCAAAGGACTTACTGAATGTTTGCACCTTGCAATTTTTCACCAAAGAGGAAATGGCATTATTGGAACAATCGAAATATGCATTGACCACAGCAATGAAGTTTGGAAAAAAATTTGAAGATGCCTATCAGTTGCAGGTAAAGATTTTATATGCAATGATTGGACTGGAGAGCATTGCAATTTATGATGAGAGTGCGGAGTATATTATGAATCGAAGATGGGCAGAAATTTTTATTCAGTCTGAAGTCGGAGCACTCTATAACAATCTCTATCATGTCCAAGCGGTGGTCAAAGGCGATAAGTTGTGGTTACACACTCATGGACTCAGTCGCTGTGGCGTAGATGAATTGGAGATTTTAAATGTAAATAAGAAAGACTACAGTGCATATTATAGCTTGCTCACTGTGTATGCAAGTCACAAATTAGATGGAAATACAGAAAATACCATTTATATTGGAGTTGATACCAATGGAAAGGAAATTGTTGTCAGAGCATTGCCGTGGACAGAAGCTTTGAATTACTATCCAAAGAATGTTCTTGGTGGAATAGCTGATCGCCAAGAAAGTCACAATACACAGTCGAGGGTGCTCTTTTTTGTGGATGAGGAAAATGAAGAGGAGCAGGAGCTTCACCATGTCAGTGAAAATATAGATGAGTTAGAAAAGGATGTTCTCTACTATTGGAGTAATGAGTTGACAGAAAAGACCTATAAACTTGCCAGAGAGCGATTTTCTTATGTTATCCGTGCACTAAAAGAAGGAATAGAAGTGAGAATTAAGGTTCTCTTTCGGGGGGAGAGTCAGGAGGAGATTGTCTGGGTTAAGGCGGAGCGATTCTTGGAAGAGGAGCAGACCATTGTGGGTACCTTGGCCAATCATCTGTTTTTTTCTAGGGAGTTTGATATGGGCGATGAGATGATTTGTCCCATCAAGAGTTTAGTGGACTGGACCATTTGCTTAGGTAAATTTTATATTCATCCAGACAGTGCCTATGTATTGGATTTATATAGAAATACTTGA
- the nusG gene encoding transcription termination/antitermination factor NusG: MAQAQWYVAHTYSGYENKVKLDIEKTIENRGLQDQILEVCVPLQSVIEMKNGVEKISDKKMFPGYVLIHMFMNDDTWYVVRNTRGVTGFVGPGSKPVPLTLEEMENLGFGIPESEKNPTLVVDFEVGDMITVIAGAWKDTVAAITAVNEHKKTVAITVDLFGRETKVEIGFADVKKM; encoded by the coding sequence ATGGCGCAAGCACAATGGTATGTGGCTCATACTTATTCGGGCTACGAGAATAAAGTAAAGCTCGATATCGAGAAAACAATTGAAAATCGTGGCCTGCAAGATCAGATTCTTGAGGTTTGTGTTCCTTTGCAATCGGTAATCGAGATGAAAAACGGAGTGGAAAAGATATCAGACAAGAAGATGTTTCCAGGTTATGTACTCATCCATATGTTTATGAATGATGACACTTGGTATGTCGTGAGAAATACTCGTGGCGTAACGGGCTTCGTTGGTCCTGGCAGCAAGCCAGTTCCATTGACTCTAGAAGAGATGGAAAATTTAGGATTCGGTATTCCAGAGAGTGAAAAGAATCCAACACTTGTGGTCGACTTTGAAGTTGGCGATATGATTACTGTGATTGCTGGTGCTTGGAAAGATACAGTGGCAGCAATTACCGCAGTCAATGAACACAAGAAGACAGTTGCAATTACGGTGGATCTCTTTGGTCGAGAGACAAAGGTAGAAATCGGATTTGCAGATGTAAAGAAGATGTAA
- a CDS encoding formate/nitrite transporter family protein: protein MYDETLEKIGLASKKKMGVLNSSILKYLISSAFAGMFIGIGILLIFTIGSLTANLPSQKILMGVSFAIALSLVIIMGVDLFTGNNMVMTIGILRKDVKVSDAIKLWCICWIGNLIGGIILALLYVGSGLVKGDLASFYEKTAMAKASAPFLALVCKGILCNILVCLAVLSGFRTNDDSAKILMTFMCLFAFITSGFEHSIANMTVYAVGLISPEVHISVADALKNLIPVTIGNWIGGGVIVGGGFYLLKSTK, encoded by the coding sequence ATGTACGACGAAACACTTGAAAAAATCGGTCTGGCTTCAAAGAAAAAGATGGGTGTTCTCAACTCCAGTATCTTGAAGTACTTGATCAGCTCTGCATTCGCTGGAATGTTTATCGGAATTGGAATTCTTCTGATTTTCACCATCGGATCACTCACTGCAAACCTGCCATCACAAAAGATTCTGATGGGCGTTTCTTTTGCCATCGCACTTTCACTGGTTATCATTATGGGTGTTGATCTCTTTACTGGCAACAACATGGTCATGACCATTGGCATTCTAAGAAAAGATGTCAAAGTCAGCGATGCCATCAAACTATGGTGCATTTGCTGGATTGGAAACTTGATCGGCGGAATTATTCTTGCCCTTCTCTATGTCGGAAGTGGACTGGTTAAGGGTGATTTGGCAAGCTTTTATGAGAAGACAGCCATGGCCAAGGCATCCGCTCCATTTTTGGCCTTAGTTTGCAAAGGCATTCTCTGTAATATTCTCGTTTGCCTTGCCGTTTTATCTGGCTTTAGAACCAATGATGATTCTGCAAAGATTTTGATGACTTTTATGTGTCTCTTTGCTTTTATCACTTCTGGATTTGAACACAGCATTGCCAATATGACTGTCTATGCTGTTGGTCTTATTTCCCCAGAAGTTCACATCTCTGTTGCCGATGCACTTAAAAATCTCATTCCAGTAACCATTGGAAACTGGATTGGTGGCGGTGTCATTGTCGGCGGTGGATTTTACTTATTAAAATCAACCAAATAA
- the rplK gene encoding 50S ribosomal protein L11 codes for MAKKVTGYIKLQIPAGKATPAPPVGPALGQHGVNIVEFTKQFNARTADQGDMIIPVVITVYADRSFSFITKTPPAAVLLKKACNIKSGSGVPNKTKVASISKAEIQKIAELKMPDLNAASIEAAMSMIAGTARSMGITVED; via the coding sequence ATGGCAAAGAAAGTTACAGGTTATATTAAATTGCAGATTCCTGCAGGCAAGGCAACACCAGCTCCACCTGTTGGTCCAGCACTTGGACAACACGGAGTAAATATCGTTGAGTTCACAAAGCAATTCAATGCAAGAACAGCAGATCAGGGTGATATGATTATCCCTGTTGTGATCACTGTTTATGCAGATAGAAGTTTTAGTTTCATTACAAAGACTCCTCCAGCTGCAGTATTACTGAAGAAGGCATGCAATATTAAGTCAGGTTCAGGTGTTCCAAACAAGACAAAGGTAGCATCAATCAGCAAGGCAGAGATCCAAAAGATCGCCGAGTTAAAGATGCCAGACTTAAATGCAGCAAGCATCGAAGCAGCAATGAGTATGATCGCTGGTACCGCACGTTCAATGGGTATCACAGTAGAAGACTAA
- a CDS encoding 4Fe-4S dicluster domain-containing protein produces the protein MRGIDTRIREIRRRIFREVARMAYHTEWPVDKRMEELPYKIIPGEVGSFRSDVFLERAIVGERLRLAMGLSCRDAGDHNKISENVEAANKPETYYTPPLINVIKFACNACAEKRVYVTDGCQGCLAHPCTEVCPKKCVSLDRTNGRSHIDQDVCIKCGKCAEICPYHAIIKQERPCAAACGMDAIHSDQYGKADIDYDRCVSCGQCLVNCPFGAIADKSQIFQVIRAIQSGEKIYAAFAPAFVGQFGAKVTPGKIRKAMKQLGFTDVVEVAIGADLCATQEAEDFLEEVPEKLKFMATSCCPAWSSMAKKLFPDMKDNISMALTPMTLTARLIKLQNEDAKVVFIGPCSAKKLEAMRKSVRSEVDFVLTFEEMMGIFEAKHIDMSQIEEDPDGVNDVSVDGRNFAVSGGVATAVVDVIKNTHPDMVVKTEKAEGLRDCRKLLTMAKAGKYDGYLLEGMGCPGGCVAGPGTMQAINKSAAAVKLYASKASHINANATEHVKELDKLTY, from the coding sequence GTGAGAGGAATTGATACGAGAATTAGGGAGATTCGCCGCCGAATTTTTCGTGAGGTTGCGAGAATGGCCTACCACACAGAATGGCCTGTGGACAAAAGAATGGAGGAGTTGCCATATAAGATTATTCCTGGGGAAGTGGGAAGCTTTCGAAGTGATGTCTTTTTGGAGAGAGCTATAGTGGGAGAAAGACTTCGTCTAGCTATGGGGCTTTCTTGCCGAGATGCAGGAGATCACAATAAAATTTCGGAAAATGTTGAGGCAGCGAACAAGCCAGAAACTTATTATACACCACCGCTCATCAATGTGATTAAGTTTGCTTGCAATGCCTGTGCAGAAAAAAGAGTCTATGTGACGGATGGTTGTCAGGGATGTTTGGCTCACCCTTGTACAGAAGTTTGTCCAAAGAAGTGTGTAAGTCTTGACCGAACCAATGGTCGTTCACATATTGACCAGGATGTTTGTATTAAATGTGGAAAATGTGCAGAAATTTGTCCATATCACGCCATTATTAAGCAGGAAAGACCATGTGCGGCCGCCTGTGGTATGGATGCCATTCATTCCGATCAATATGGAAAGGCTGACATTGACTATGATCGATGCGTTTCCTGTGGACAATGTTTGGTTAACTGCCCGTTTGGTGCCATTGCGGATAAGTCACAGATTTTCCAAGTTATTCGTGCTATTCAATCAGGTGAGAAGATTTATGCGGCCTTTGCACCTGCATTCGTCGGACAATTTGGTGCAAAGGTAACGCCAGGAAAGATTCGAAAGGCAATGAAACAACTTGGATTTACAGATGTCGTTGAGGTGGCGATTGGTGCCGATTTATGTGCAACACAGGAGGCAGAGGATTTCTTAGAGGAAGTTCCAGAAAAGCTTAAATTTATGGCAACTTCTTGCTGTCCAGCATGGTCTTCAATGGCAAAGAAGCTCTTTCCTGATATGAAGGACAATATTTCTATGGCACTTACACCAATGACTCTGACAGCAAGGTTAATTAAATTGCAAAATGAAGATGCCAAGGTGGTCTTTATTGGACCTTGCTCGGCAAAGAAGTTAGAGGCAATGAGAAAGAGTGTTCGCTCAGAAGTTGATTTTGTACTGACATTTGAGGAAATGATGGGAATTTTTGAGGCAAAGCATATTGATATGTCACAGATTGAAGAGGATCCAGATGGTGTCAATGATGTATCTGTGGATGGAAGAAATTTTGCTGTCTCTGGTGGTGTGGCCACAGCCGTTGTCGATGTCATCAAAAATACACATCCTGATATGGTGGTCAAGACAGAAAAAGCCGAGGGACTTCGTGATTGTAGGAAATTATTGACAATGGCAAAGGCAGGAAAGTATGATGGATATTTGTTGGAAGGTATGGGTTGCCCTGGGGGATGTGTTGCAGGGCCAGGAACCATGCAAGCCATCAATAAGTCCGCAGCGGCAGTGAAACTCTATGCTTCCAAGGCCAGTCATATTAATGCCAATGCGACAGAACATGTCAAGGAATTGGACAAGTTAACTTATTAA
- a CDS encoding 50S ribosomal protein L10, whose amino-acid sequence MAKIELKQPVVQEITDLLNGAATAVVVDYRGLTVEQDTRLRKALREAGVTYKVYKNTMIRLATKGTEFEALDPDLEGPTALAVSKDDATAAARVLFNFAKTADKLELKAGIVEGVYYDTNGIKAIAAIPSKEELLGRLLGSMQSPITNFARVLNQIAEKTPAEA is encoded by the coding sequence ATGGCAAAGATTGAATTAAAGCAGCCTGTTGTTCAAGAGATCACTGATCTTTTAAACGGTGCAGCGACAGCAGTTGTCGTTGATTATCGTGGTCTTACTGTAGAGCAGGATACAAGACTTCGTAAGGCTTTGAGAGAAGCTGGTGTGACTTATAAGGTATATAAGAACACAATGATTCGTCTTGCGACAAAGGGAACAGAGTTTGAGGCTCTCGATCCTGATCTTGAAGGACCTACAGCACTTGCAGTATCTAAGGATGATGCAACAGCAGCAGCTAGAGTTCTTTTCAATTTCGCAAAGACAGCTGACAAGCTTGAATTAAAGGCAGGTATCGTTGAGGGTGTATATTATGACACTAACGGTATTAAGGCAATCGCTGCAATCCCTTCAAAGGAAGAGCTTCTTGGAAGACTTCTTGGAAGTATGCAGTCCCCTATTACAAACTTCGCTCGTGTGCTTAATCAGATCGCTGAGAAGACACCAGCAGAGGCTTAA
- the rplL gene encoding 50S ribosomal protein L7/L12, producing the protein MTTAEFIDAIKELSVLELNELVKACEEEFGVSAAAGVVVAAGAAGGAAVEEKTEFDVELTEVGDQKVKVIKVVREATGLGLKEAKDVVDGAPKVLKTEVSKEEAENIKKQLEEVGAKVTLK; encoded by the coding sequence TTGACAACTGCAGAGTTTATCGATGCAATTAAGGAATTATCAGTATTAGAGCTCAACGAGCTTGTAAAGGCTTGTGAGGAAGAGTTTGGCGTTTCAGCAGCAGCTGGCGTTGTAGTAGCAGCAGGTGCAGCAGGTGGTGCAGCAGTTGAGGAGAAGACAGAGTTCGATGTAGAGCTTACAGAAGTTGGTGATCAGAAGGTTAAGGTTATCAAGGTTGTTCGTGAGGCTACAGGTCTTGGACTTAAGGAAGCAAAGGATGTTGTTGATGGAGCTCCTAAGGTTCTTAAGACAGAGGTTTCTAAGGAAGAGGCTGAGAACATCAAGAAGCAGCTTGAGGAAGTTGGAGCTAAGGTTACTCTTAAGTAA
- the rplA gene encoding 50S ribosomal protein L1: MKHGKKYIEAAKLVDRATLYDAPEAIALVKKAATAKFDETVELHIRTGCDSRHADQQVRGAVVLPHGTGKTVRILVFAKGPKVDEATAAGADFVGGEELIPKIQNDGWLDFDVVVATPDMMGVVGRLGKVLGPKGLMPNPKAGTVTMDVTKAIADIKAGKVEYRLDKSNIIHVPVGKVSFTEEQLQDNFQALIDAVNKAKPGTLKGAYMKSVILSSTMGPGIRLNTGKLMG, from the coding sequence ATGAAACACGGAAAGAAATATATCGAAGCTGCTAAATTAGTAGATAGAGCAACATTATATGATGCTCCAGAGGCAATTGCACTCGTAAAGAAGGCAGCAACAGCAAAATTTGATGAGACAGTAGAGTTACATATTCGTACAGGTTGTGACAGCCGTCACGCTGACCAGCAGGTTCGTGGTGCTGTTGTACTTCCACATGGAACAGGTAAGACAGTTCGCATCTTGGTTTTTGCAAAGGGACCTAAGGTAGACGAGGCAACAGCAGCAGGTGCTGATTTTGTCGGCGGTGAGGAGCTTATTCCAAAGATCCAAAACGACGGATGGCTTGACTTTGATGTCGTTGTAGCTACACCAGATATGATGGGTGTTGTTGGTCGTCTTGGTAAGGTTCTCGGACCTAAGGGACTTATGCCAAACCCTAAGGCTGGTACAGTAACAATGGATGTTACGAAGGCTATTGCTGATATCAAGGCTGGTAAGGTTGAGTATCGTCTTGACAAATCAAACATCATTCATGTTCCAGTTGGAAAGGTTTCTTTCACTGAGGAGCAGCTTCAGGATAACTTCCAGGCATTGATCGATGCTGTAAACAAGGCTAAGCCAGGAACATTAAAGGGTGCTTACATGAAGAGCGTTATCTTAAGCTCAACAATGGGACCTGGAATTAGATTAAACACAGGTAAGCTCATGGGTTAA
- a CDS encoding ComF family protein — MKRLDLKKIVIDSLFPRRCPVCEEIVKGRYICRECLKKLSFVGEPYCLKCGKPLVNSQDEYCMDCVRLPKSFDFGMALLNYDDITENAMIKIKYKNRREYIEPFAMMMAERFRGKIEKMQIDCLMPVPVHKSRLRERGFNQAEILANILGRQWDILVDTETLYREKKTVAQKELTPQERLKNLTKAFGANQLREGVRNILLVDDIYTTGSTIEACTRVLRAKGAERIYYISICIGNGA; from the coding sequence TTGAAGAGATTGGATCTAAAGAAGATCGTCATTGATAGTCTCTTTCCAAGAAGATGTCCTGTGTGCGAAGAGATTGTCAAAGGGAGATATATTTGCAGAGAATGTTTGAAAAAATTGAGTTTTGTTGGCGAGCCGTATTGCCTAAAATGCGGCAAGCCGCTCGTCAATTCACAGGACGAATATTGCATGGATTGTGTGCGTCTGCCAAAAAGTTTTGATTTTGGCATGGCATTATTAAATTATGATGATATCACAGAAAATGCGATGATTAAGATTAAGTACAAGAATAGGCGAGAATATATTGAACCTTTTGCAATGATGATGGCCGAGCGTTTTCGAGGAAAAATTGAAAAAATGCAGATTGATTGTTTGATGCCTGTGCCTGTCCATAAGTCAAGACTTCGGGAGAGGGGATTTAATCAGGCAGAAATTCTTGCCAACATTCTTGGAAGACAGTGGGATATTTTGGTGGATACAGAAACTTTATATCGAGAGAAAAAGACGGTGGCACAAAAGGAGCTTACCCCACAGGAGAGATTAAAGAATTTGACAAAGGCCTTTGGGGCAAATCAGTTGAGGGAAGGTGTAAGAAACATTCTACTTGTCGATGATATCTACACCACAGGATCGACAATTGAGGCGTGTACAAGAGTGCTTCGTGCTAAGGGGGCAGAAAGGATTTACTATATCAGCATCTGTATTGGCAATGGGGCTTGA
- the rpsG gene encoding 30S ribosomal protein S7: protein MPRKGHTQKRDVLADPLYNNKVVTKLVNNIMLDGKKGVAQKIVYGAFNRITEKTGKDAVEVFEEAMNNIMPVLEVKAKRIGGATYQVPIEVKPERRQALALRWITMFSRKRGEKTQEERLANELMDAANNTGAAVKRKEDMHKMAEANKAFAHYRF, encoded by the coding sequence GTGCCACGTAAAGGACATACTCAAAAGAGAGACGTATTAGCAGATCCGTTATACAATAACAAGGTTGTTACAAAGTTAGTTAACAATATTATGTTAGATGGTAAGAAGGGTGTTGCTCAGAAGATCGTATACGGTGCATTTAACCGTATTACAGAGAAGACAGGCAAGGACGCTGTAGAGGTGTTTGAGGAAGCAATGAATAACATTATGCCTGTGCTTGAGGTTAAGGCAAAGAGAATCGGTGGAGCTACTTATCAGGTTCCAATCGAGGTTAAGCCAGAGAGAAGACAGGCTCTTGCACTTAGATGGATTACCATGTTCTCACGCAAGAGAGGTGAAAAGACACAGGAGGAGCGTCTTGCCAACGAGCTTATGGATGCAGCCAATAACACTGGTGCAGCCGTAAAGCGTAAGGAAGATATGCATAAGATGGCAGAGGCTAATAAGGCATTTGCTCATTATAGATTCTAA